The following nucleotide sequence is from Pochonia chlamydosporia 170 chromosome 4, whole genome shotgun sequence.
CACACTCTATCTGGAGGTAACAAGCGGAAACTATCTCTTGCCATTGCTCTAACCGGCAACCCATCCGTTATTCTTCTAGATGAGCCCTCATCAGGACTCGACGCCGCCGCAAAACGAGTCATGTGGCGAACCCTGGAAACCATTGTCCCCGGCCGATCCATCCTCCTGACAACACATagcatggaagaagctgacGCGCTTGCCAACCGAGctggcatcatggccaaaCGGATGCTTGCTCTTGGAAATACCGACACTCTGCGACACCGGTTCGGCGATACACTTCACGTTCATCTCGTCAGCAAGACCGCACCACACTCCACCCCCGAAGAAATGGACTACATCAGGGGATGGATTGCGCAGACATTCTCGAACGCAGAAATTGAACAGGAGACATACCACGGACAGATGCGGTACTCCATTCCCTGCTCTGTAATGCCGCATGTCAAATCTTCCGAAAAGGGCGGCAGTTCAACACCAGGCAGTGCCATTGGACAGCTGCTGGTTATGCTGGAGGAGAACAAGGAGGCCTTGGGCATCGCCCATTACAGCGTCACTCCCACTACGCTTAATGAAGTCTTCTTGAATATTGTGGGTCAACATGATATCTTGGAGGAGGGTTAtaaggaggagaagaagccttGGTACAAGAAGCGTATCTCGGACTGGTTCTAGATTCACGGACCATGATATTGTTGTTTGTGGTTCCACCAGAGCGTTTTCTTTGTATTATGATATGTTTTTACTATATTTGTTTAAAGGGAATCTAATAGACTTTTGAGTAAGGATACTGTTTCTTGTAAGCTTAAAAAGCTCGTCCCAAGTCCCCAGTGCTCATCTAACCCTATCCAACATCCAGACACCCCCCGTCTGAATCACCTTCAGAGTCTCGACTCGCCATCACATGACGGAACAAACCAATACTCTAAGCAACGCCATATTGCTTTTCTTCGTGTAACAAAAACTCCACGACAGACCATCGTGCCCGGATAGACCAACACCCAAGGGGCTTGTCCGTATCGCACGCACGTACACCAGGTGTTTGTCCAACGAAATCCGTCTCAGGTCAACGTCGCACAGCATCTAGGGTGTGTGATCCAGAGAAACATTCTCAGCCCGCCGACTTTCCAAAGCGGACGGGGAAAGGGTCTCAAACAGCACTATCCCATGGTCCCAAAGACCCGGCCAGATCCCTAAGGGATAGGAATGTCATGTACGTGATGAGACCTTCTGCGTGATATCGCGCTTACTCCGCAAAAGATAGTTTGTGCCCTGCGAACGACCAGACTATGCAGAACAACAAAGACAGGTATAACCTGCAACTTTATGCATCCTTAGCAGACTCTTGTCCCACCGTATGCCACCACTGGTTCACAAGCCATGAGCGGAATGTCATTTCGCATAGAGTACTCTGTCCTCCGCATTCTTCGTATTAAGAGATGTTGGGAATCTCCCATGTCTGAGAGTATGTCACTGTGTGTTCAGATCTCCGTCGGGCCGGGAGCACAAGATCTGGAGAAACAGCTGCATATTTCCGCCTGTACTGTTCGTCTTGACAAATTTCTCATTCCCCTTCATCAACTCAGCACTCTACTCCTCCCAAGTCATTGGTCCCCCAGGCGAGGGGGCAAAAAGACTAGTCCATGCAAGGTGACGAGCTGTACAGTTTAAGAAATACCTGCATATCAACTTCAGCCGCTGACCACATTAACATCCAATTCGGGCAGCCGATCGTACATTAGGGCGACGACTGGTCTCCCTGCCCCGTGAAAATAATGTCGTGTTGGCAGCGGTATGTTGTGTAACCGTTAGCCGAGGCTGGTTCGTACAAGACATTTCGCACCCGATGCTATGATATTCGCTCAATGATAACTGACATATGCACACGCCCCGGTTCCGAAATTCCGAAACAAGGGTCTCCTGATGTAAAATGATTGGAGACATGGCGTTCTTGAGGACAGCGGAAAAGCCCAGCCGTACGCCTTGCATGGTTGTAGTGCATGTGCAGCTGCTCCGACGGTTGGTTTGGCCAGAACCGGGGATACGCCTTCCAATTAGACATGCGGCATGGGGAATATATACCCTTGGACTATCATTTCCGATGGAATTGGAACACGGGATATGGGCTCGGCCGGATGGCCTGTATGGATGTGTGCAAGGGTTCGAGAGAAGTACGGCACAGGGGGGAGAGCCCGAAGAAGAATGAATATCGACACCACTTCCAAACTGGGATTGTGCAGTATGTCCGGTTTAAGCTGTGCTGAATCACGCATATGACAGGTAGCGAGAGCTGCTAAAGAGCTTGATGGGTATAAAGACTTTGGTCGGCTTGTGACGGCATCTTATGCTAACAAGGTCGTATTGCTGGCTGGTTAGTCCCATACCGTGGGAGACGATCCAAAGGGCGCATCTCTAAACTCCCAGCTGGGGTTGTATCCTCGTGAATGGCGTCCTTCGCTTAGAGCATGAGTGGATTGTGAGCTTTGACAATCTATGTGGCCGTATAAGTCGCGTGTATTCACAACGAGAACGAATACCATAGTAAATAGCATTCCAATTACATCCTTTGACTTGTCAACCTAACAAAACTTTACAATTCGCCCATTCACGTACCAGCACTCGTCTTGCTAGCACCAGAATCTCTGCCGCTGGGGTAAAATGCGTCCTGCAATGTTGGAGCGCATGTGATGCTTTCCGCGCCGTCGGTAATAAACGACAAATCTACGGATGATGTGCTCCCGGACTCATGTCTCATGTATATCTCATCCCAGGGCTCGAAAATATGATCGCCGACAGCCCGTGATGGGCAGCGAGTTCCATGGTGTTGGTTACACTGCCTGTGCATATGCTATGTCGCTGCGAGTGtgaaccatggccatgtttggGTGGTTGGGCTCGCACAGCTTACGCATGACGATATCTTGGTCGGATGACAAGCCCTACGTGGTCTGGAGCTTTCTCAAGTGAGCTGGTTGTGAGTGTGGCTGTTTTTGGGGGGGGTTGATGTATCTGAAGCTCAAGGTACTTTGGTAACCCGTCTTTGGATCATACCCTAGAGGATGTGTCTTCTAAATTGTCGAGTTCATGTAAATACACATTTTAACTAGGGCGTCTTGCGGCGGTCAGAGCCCAGGAGCGAAATTTGGCCTGCCATAGGTTGTTACCAGCGGTGTTTCGAAACCTCGAAAGAGATATACAGTCATTCCCTGTTCCAACAATACAGCAGCCGCAGCTGAATCCATAACAAACCTGTTCATAGTGCGCCTAACATAGCGGTACGCAAATATCTCTCATTAGCTTGTTCAGTCAGATCTCGCCTGCACTTGTAGCAAACTACATCAAAGCGGCATCATGATTCGAAGTAGGACCAAACGTCATATGACATCACTCAAGGAATATACCAATTCCCAGATTCGGCCAGATAGCACGACAGTTACACAGCATCAATACCTTCAAGCCTCCCTCAAGGTAGTTCGCGACCACACCGGGATCTACCCGTATCTCTCAATTCCAAATAAAATCATATGTCATCTATCCATCGCATTCACATTCTACACATATCAAAACCACAGCGCGGCTAAATGACAGCCCTCGTACGGTCTTACCCCATTCGGCACAACAGCAActcccatccatcaaacatcaagcaaccagcaccaatgaAAGCGCAATCCCAAAATAAAAGAGGCAATAACCCACAAATTACACCATCTAATTCCTGAAATCAATCCCCAAGCcaaaggaaacaaaaaactCCGTCACTTTCAGACCCATAAACTCCGCGCCTTGCCGCGGCATCCGTGTGGATCCACCTGTCCAAACTCTTCAGATGGATGAGACGGACTGAACCTGGAGGCCCACGTGCATCATCTCATGGCTTCCAGAGGCGCGGGAGGAATATATAAAAATTACATCTTGCGCGGTATATCCTCAATTGACGGGCTAAAGTTAACAATTTCAGaaatccaccacctccgTTGAAGCAGAGAGGTTGTGAGTTTTATATACGTGGATACAAGCAGCAAGTTGAGAGTCGTTACACGGCCAATAGCCGCGACACCAAAATGGCCTTCACAATGCACTCCCACTCAGGGCAATTCTGTCCCGGCCACGCAGTCGATCAATTAGAAGACATCATCCAGCATGCCATCTCACTAGGATTCAAGACGATGGGACTCTCCGAGCACATGCCACGGTATGAAGAGCAGGACCTCTACCCAGAAGAGGTGAGTCACATAAACCTCACTCACCACACATCTCAACTCAACATTTCACATCAATTCATATTCCATCTAACAAAACTCAGCGACACGACCCCCAAGCCTCACTCCGTGCCCTTCCCCCACGTCACAACGCCTACCTCGTCGAAGCGCAACGCCTCCAGCAGAAATACAACtcccaaatccaaatccTCATCGGCTTCGAAGCCGAATTCATTCGTCCCTCCTTCGCGCCCCTCGTCAAGGAACTCACTCTCCCCGCCTGCGTAGACTACTTCATCGGCTCAGTCCACCACGTGCACAGCATCCCCATAGACTACGACTCAGCCATGTTTGAGGCTGCCGTCCAGGCGGCGGGGGGCTCAGAAGAGCGCCTCTACGAGGACTACTACGATTTACAGCATGAAATGCTGCTGGCTTTGAAACCCCGTATCGTAGGGCACTTTGACTTGATTCGCCTGAAGAGTCAAGATCCAGGGAGAGATGTTCGTCAGTGGAAGGGGGTGTGGGAGAGGGTGCTGCGGAACTTGAAGCTTGTTAAGGAGCAGGGCGGGTGGTTGGAGCTGAATACGGCGGCTTTGAGGAAAGGGTTGGAGGAGCCGTATCCTTGTAGGGCTATCGCAGAGGTGAGTTACTTGTTGGATAGGGTTGTCCGTGATAATACTGACTGTGTCTAGGAATGGATCAAGATGGGGGGTGAATTCACAATGTCCGATGACAGCCACGGCATTGCGCAGGTGAGCACAAACTATGCTGGTGGTTTGTCATATCTCGAGAGCTTGGGCGTCAAGAATCTTTGGACCTTTGAGCGGCAACCCCAACCTGGTGCGGATGGCTCAGCCAAGGCTACGCTGTCTGACAAGGCTGTGCCCATAGAGGCTTTCAGAGAACACTTCAAGTTATGAGTACATACGAACAAGGATAAAATAGAGGTATAGACATAAAAGGGCCAAATCTTTCAAAAGAGTCGATTGTAAAACTTAGAATCCAAACGCCAATTCTAAATATTCCTGCCCAAAAGGGGGGCAACAAAAAGGGGGTATCACGCAAGTCAAACCCAAACATCTAGAGCAGAGCAATCAAAAAACAAGCTTGACTAAACAAGACTCCGAATGTGACAATGACGTTTGCATGCTACCATATTTCCATTACCGTGACCCCACTCACTTCTCATACTTGCTCGAAAAAGACAATTATTCACGCTCTTTCCGAGTTGTCGCCTATTGTTGCGGTGCTTGTGACgtttgccatgatgattgtgCTGTCTGCTCCATCTCCCGCTGGTTCTCATCTCTGAATTGTGATCCGACCGCCGATCCTGGTCTTTCCTGTAACTTTGAATCTGGTCTTGGTGCAAACGGAATGCCAGATGTGTAGTGAAACAAATTGTTTTGCTTCGGTTTTGCACTAGGCGCAGGTGTCGTTACTGGAGTTGCGGCTGATGGTGTCGGTATGTTAGGGGGAAGCCATTTCAAAGGTTCTTGCTGCCCCGTGATAACAGGCTCAGGTCCTTCCGGCTGGTAGGGGATAAATATATCGCCAGCGTCGCTAGCCGGTTGGATAGTGACGTGCGGTACGTCGGGGGAGCTTTCCGCGGGAATCGAAGGAACCGGTGTTGGGGATGACGTGCTAGATGCATACAGTTCTTCGACAGGAGTTGACACTCCTCCACTCagtgatggcgttgatggtgCAGGAGGGGGGTGCCGCTGCCCAGAAGCCGCCGACGCATGTTGATCTGAAGACACCTCAGGGTCAGGGCCCGTAGGTATCGAGGACATGCCTTCTGGTGTAGGGGGCTTTTCCGATTTGACAATACTCGCATCCAGCCCGGGTTTACGAGCAGGTGCCGCAGTGGCTTTGTTTTGATCCAACTTAGCTTTCTGCTTGGCATCTTTTTGTGACTTTGTGATTAGGTTGATTTTGATCTTCTTCACGCCGTTGGCCAAATTGTCCATGTCggtcttggcatcatcaccggcgGCTGCCGCATTAAGCGGAAGTCCAGTAGCCGGAGTCGGGGTATCAGCTCCAACAGCAGACTGTTTAGTCGACCTAGCTGGCGTGCTCACTCTTCTCGCGCCTCGAGCCCCCTTGAGAGGTGGTTCTGTGCGAGGAGGTACTGCTTGGGTTTTCTTCACAGGTACCTTATTGCTGCTTTGTGTTCTGCCCGCCCTAGAATTTGGCCGGCTAGTTGTTCGGCTAGGGCCGGGCGCTGTGGCCGGGATGGGAGGCACTGGAGGAGGTTCCTCCCTAGGGGGGGACAAACTTGTAGACGCCGCACTGAGACGTCGACTTGATCTTCTCGCAGACTGGCTCCCAACTGGCTGAGGCGTGCCTCGTGCGACCTAATTGTATCCGTGTTAGTCTTGATTTCGGGATGGGTCAGGGGTTCCTCCGGCTCACTGACCTTTACTGGGGAAGATATTGGAGTGCTCGTGGGCTTTCTCCTCGTCTTCGGTAGCACCTCGCTcatctcttcatcaatgGGGCCAATGGGCCTCGATTTTCGCTCGCGTAGTGACATTCTGGAGGATGGTCGGTCAGACCCGGTCGGCGTCGGCGGTGGGTTTCCAAGCAGAATGGACTGGCGATCTCGCCGAGCTCGTGATGCTTCTGCGTTTAGGTCTTCTGCTGTGCAGCTGTCTGTTTGACGATCTGACGGTATCAGAACTTTGCACAGTGCCTTGGCGGCAACGTCCCAAGCCACTTCAGGGGGTGGAGGCGACGCTGGACGCTGGGGTACCTTTGAGTAGCCAGTAGACAAACTGGAGAGGCTGTTCCTCATCCTAACTGGATCGACGACTCTGGCAGTTGAAGACTGTGTCGGTGACGAGTAAGTGGGAGGAGTAGATGTGCGCGGCTTTCTTGGTATTGTTGGAGACTCCTCTGGTTCTTCGAGGAGATCAAGCTGGGCGCTTGCCCACCATGACGGGTTGTAAGAGCAATTTGATTCAAGATTGTCCACCAATGCAGCCTCCTGGTCCAAGTTAAGAGTCCCAATCCTTTGGCCCATCTCGTATGCGAGGCCGCTCGATTCTTGCTCCGTCTTCACTgggctctggcagccaaCCATGCCACTCAAATGACTCAAGATTCCGGAACACAAGGCACGGTCGCTATACCCGCCCTCGAGAACACTGATCACTCTACCATCCACAGCCAAtccctcctccgccgcgAGTTTCACTACATCTCGGGAAAGCCTGGCGTAGAATTCTGTTGGGACATTGACTTGG
It contains:
- a CDS encoding histone deacetylase HosB (similar to Neosartorya fischeri NRRL 181 XP_001262375.1) yields the protein MSSFMHGSLSPRQGPTSPAANTANEDNSGLTQSLSQLSLTNEPKTLKPIPNQRAAASGTPAKPVPRRSSSVSSTSARPRTPSRSPSNGPGSRRASHAGTPPLLRKASMNSLHSANGTAPGRPLARRSSSSQLMSTSPVTKTAPEEKPPVTAKSIASNYFAAELAAHHGAATTLPTDTVIILNDAVYGHRFSRPRTSRNALSTIVERPERIKAAVLGISTAYVRLGGRHCQGDLPIHPKRNIADIASIPFRIHKTTRRLSLLSPAVTNVHGTKWMEELKLMCDSAESILAMGGKELQRPDIPRGPDHNAPQKLHEGDLYLCEESLDAMQGALGAVCEAVDTVFGPGPRKAFVGVRPPGHHCSASHPSGFCWVNNVHVGIMYGALQHGLTHAAIIDFDLHHGDGSQAITWQHNSRANTANKSHAPWKRTSIGYFSLHDINSYPCEMGDEEKVKNASLCIDNAHGQSIWNVHLQSWKTEQEFWTLYETTYTVLLEKTRKYLQNEAAKRRATNQVPKAAIFFSAGFDASEWESAGMQRHQVNVPTEFYARLSRDVVKLAAEEGLAVDGRVISVLEGGYSDRALCSGILSHLSGMVGCQSPVKTEQESSGLAYEMGQRIGTLNLDQEAALVDNLESNCSYNPSWWASAQLDLLEEPEESPTIPRKPRTSTPPTYSSPTQSSTARVVDPVRMRNSLSSLSTGYSKVPQRPASPPPPEVAWDVAAKALCKVLIPSDRQTDSCTAEDLNAEASRARRDRQSILLGNPPPTPTGSDRPSSRMSLRERKSRPIGPIDEEMSEVLPKTRRKPTSTPISSPVKVARGTPQPVGSQSARRSSRRLSAASTSLSPPREEPPPVPPIPATAPGPSRTTSRPNSRAGRTQSSNKVPVKKTQAVPPRTEPPLKGARGARRVSTPARSTKQSAVGADTPTPATGLPLNAAAAGDDAKTDMDNLANGVKKIKINLITKSQKDAKQKAKLDQNKATAAPARKPGLDASIVKSEKPPTPEGMSSIPTGPDPEVSSDQHASAASGQRHPPPAPSTPSLSGGVSTPVEELYASSTSSPTPVPSIPAESSPDVPHVTIQPASDAGDIFIPYQPEGPEPVITGQQEPLKWLPPNIPTPSAATPVTTPAPSAKPKQNNLFHYTSGIPFAPRPDSKLQERPGSAVGSQFRDENQREMEQTAQSSWQTSQAPQQ
- a CDS encoding histidinol-phosphatase (similar to Metarhizium acridum CQMa 102 XP_007806357.1) gives rise to the protein MAFTMHSHSGQFCPGHAVDQLEDIIQHAISLGFKTMGLSEHMPRYEEQDLYPEERHDPQASLRALPPRHNAYLVEAQRLQQKYNSQIQILIGFEAEFIRPSFAPLVKELTLPACVDYFIGSVHHVHSIPIDYDSAMFEAAVQAAGGSEERLYEDYYDLQHEMLLALKPRIVGHFDLIRLKSQDPGRDVRQWKGVWERVLRNLKLVKEQGGWLELNTAALRKGLEEPYPCRAIAEEWIKMGGEFTMSDDSHGIAQVSTNYAGGLSYLESLGVKNLWTFERQPQPGADGSAKATLSDKAVPIEAFREHFKL